From a region of the Vanrija pseudolonga chromosome 2, complete sequence genome:
- the sen1_1 gene encoding Helicase sen1 — MSSPSSAPAGAAAAVEALLASLRERQVQPTQEELGTIYELVLPPGASTDAETHWYCAKAPSDTAREAATYLLYLFAFTGERANTWKGKLTQVLTGCAACARAFGAVRRRFDHKYISFYPLAARQNFNNAVDRWQAALIVAELDRARGYGAGDAPSSLLDLPAALLQLFLNEPSSLKDERLAAALDAVLGTRGPTAVSALGVTPLVASLLVAAEKDRREWARGQLACVTRPLAFAEWYANGVGHEAHKLLTGGFPASAGEKWESVGVLLGEGRLQLDSVQQGLLEGRYEESSRARPDQSVMAFIARLLGTFNEMFQCFTRLLSVSPTHHIWAFDTTPELPHTLFSDIKKNKSFQKLLMGDASVDASAKGKEKERSDNPLNWLGDYLLSVADAQKTDSTANSKGFSEVLAKIAGFCFVEAQHERLPVSTRSLAAEAGCRALTTVQKTLGSTDGDALPLATTLDVHSKFVAETAFHRGDASDSASDAARGLLSLAFVADDKELVESVLGLAAIANTERRRLKLLKRRLKPGQRPPSPVKVERLQRPILRRELWDAAYDNLPPSDAVGLALMLNSVAPVAHLEKLDRHMAYDSSDLKAVVNAEEWTTCVRTINSGLRATSDPFAQKVESFALQPNPATIAALWQQPAMAKTVMILLLSPMDAVHDPVINLVQQSFEDVDDRGDCFRVLLERFPCPAMDGLTSFLSTFIRTARIVPEACSLAKWLVRCFTDVLDALCLPAGSEPPLLQSDTFLASHSQGRWMTRRVSDLWMLMTDSLALIFKRTAGWAPYYDNEVMVDWMRDALVFGRAVTEHVRIFESAVLSRTKAKEEGDGTPAKMTNIGKSLIQKLEVMLTDLVGWLRLTEPETLHQTFELIKTILGRVAKTKPDLAEDKTLEVALLEIDKFCRRASSGYNCRLSDDQLGELSELLDEFDLERMDEDEIEFVGETVAADVTARLKAATLDKSSPAPSSKPSSTSSKEERPKASTPKPANNAFAMMMKNAGGKYSPSDRPSSSKPKPTKPRQTTLEEFENDTFMDDLSAADLDILERRAQATSDFKKTQSARVTIPANKVNKEKLVLNLVPKVYPKPAASGSTFTSKFMKELSREHKQQRSDIKRFDAPPRLPATTAIGSGLGAYTGPAKKPAPAKEDSGSSASESSSDDENKGLSALIGREKALIKKAVPAVPERRSIKILGSTTTDVLRARQEERQKAQRAKMRIRPDLTPLFRYILVWDPDYQGPRPPYPPNVAAELGPLRPMPNSFKTGKDYERAILPLFLQELWAQFTKEEKPQPTFQVEVATRAYEDEFLDIDVVLPGKLPMGFSVNEMDIVVIRQGSNKPLFAKVQHFRRSFKDSAIKLRILAKMDQTSLGAKAKVQLRKHVSLSTAIREYAALRGLPYYEPALLNDVLAARSATMPKFSLTDVEDAMKNFSVNEPQAKAILGGMSVKGFALIQGPPGTGKTKTISGLVGKFLSERKTKIPVNGSTPLQEKILVCAPSNAAIDEVCKRLMDGVPSSHGGRIIPKIVRIGVETSVHVAVKDISLDNLVEAIVNTEATANNGGSTELAKIQAELEEVKQGIKDKQDELQRVQGNDQKRKSLETELHTLNTRRTKLGQASSKAKDAARDATRNLDGARRAAREQVLREADIICATLSGAGHESLSSYTFETVIIDEAAQAIEMSCLIPLKYGCQRCIMVGDPNQLPPTTFSQEATDNNFNQSLFVRIAQQPTSTMHLLSIQYRMHPDISELPSKIFYNSQLKDGPDMAKKTAAIWHRSQAFGPYRFFNVDGAETKAGTSTKNSDEAQAAVELYRNLEQQFGGKVNFAMRIGIITMYREQLYELKRKFNDAYGAEILDTIDFNTVDGFQGQEKDIIILSCVRSGPNLRQIGFLKDYRRMNVALTRAKSSLFVIGNAATLERSDNNWNTIVGDARDRGFLINYGPKAFIAGPAKPIEPKKAPAPARTPAGRSSSPVKNGGPAVGAPPVDLKRKQPVSAPSPQEPAAKKLKEGARPSSAGLGSRPLPPANGLSSKPPPPAPSNGNSNPQQAPGPPMNGGAPGPSAGPSAAGPFVPRPLPPPRRPRPPEDVLFMKKKKPKPAPSRAPIDVRAAVNDAMTGRRPPPPK, encoded by the exons ATGTCATCACCCTCCAgtgcgccggccggcgccgccgccgcagtggAGGCCCTGCTCGCGAGCCTGCGCGAACGGCAGGTCCAGCCGACCcaggaggagctcggcacgATCTACGAGCTGGTGCTGCCGCCCGGCGCGTCGACAGACGCCGAGACACACTGGTACTGCGCGAAGGCGCCgtccgacacggcgcgcgaggcggccacATACCTCCTCTACCTGTTCGCATTTActggcgagcgcgccaacACCTGGAAGGGCAAGCTCACGCAAGTCCTAACGGGGTgtgctgcgtgcgcgcgcgcgttcggTGCCGTGCGTCGCCGCTTCGACCACAA GTACATCTCGTTCtaccccctcgccgcgcgccagaaCTTCAACAACGCCGTCGACAGGTGGCAAGCCgcgctcatcgtcgccgagctggacagGGCGCGGGGCTacggcgcaggcgacgcCCCGTCGTCGCTACTTGacctgcccgccgcgctgctgcagctctTCCTCAACGAGCCGAGTtcgctcaaggacgagcggctcgccgccgcgctcgacgccgtgctgggAACTCGCGGCCCGACGGCCGTGagcgccctcggcgtcacgcCACTGGTCGCCAGCCTGCTCGTGGCGGCTGAGAAGGATCGCCGCGAGTGGGCCCGCGGGCAGCTCGCGTGCGTCACCCGGCCGCTCGCCTTCGCAGAGTGGTACGCCAACGGCGTGGGGCACGAGGCGCACAAGCTGCTTACGGGCGGGTTCCCTGCTTCTGCTGGTGAGAAGTGGGAGTCGGTaggcgtcctcctcggcgagggcaggCTGCAGCTCGATTCCGTGCAGCAGGGCCTGTTGGAGGGCCGGTATGAGGAGTCCTCCAGGGCCCGGCCAGACCAGAGCGTCATGGCGTTCATTGCGAGGTTACTTGGGA CTTTCAACGAGATGTTCCAATGCTTTACGCGGCTCCTCAGCGTGTCGCCTACACACCACATCTGGGCATTCGACACCACCCCAGAGCTCCCACACACCCTCTTCTCCGATATCAAGAAGAACAAGTCGTTCCAGAAGCTGTTAATGGGTGACGCCTCCGTCGATGCGTCCGCCAAAGGCAAGGAGAAGGAACGGTCCGACAACCCCCTCAATTGGCTCGGTGACTACCTGTTATCAGTAGCCGATGCGCAGAAGACGGACTCCACCGCCAACAGCAAGGGCTTCTCAGAGGTTCTGGCCAAGATTGCCGGGTTCTGCTTCGTTGAAGCGCAGCACGAGCGCCTGCCAGTATCGACGAGAAGCCTTGCAGCCGAGGCCGGATGTCGTGCTCTTACCACTGTTCAAAAGACGCTCGGATcgaccgacggcgacgcgctcccgCTGGCCACGACGCTCGACGTTCACAGCAAGTTTGTTGCCGAAACGGCGTTCCATCGAGGCGACGCTTCCGACTCGGCCTCCGATGCTGCCCGTGGCCTCCTTTCCTTGGCGTTTGTCGCTGACGACAAGGAGCTAGTCGAGAGCGTGCTGGGCCTGGCTGCCATTGCCAATACCGAGAGGCGCAGGTTGAAGCTGCTGAAGCGCCGCTTGAAGCCTGGACAGCGACCACCGTCGCCTGTTAAGGTCGAGCGTCTTCAGCGCCCCATCCTGAGGCGCGAGCTCTGGGACGCGGCGTACGACAACCTGCCACCAAGTGACGCTGTAGGGCTTGCCCTCATGCTCAACTCGGTTGCTCCTGTCGCCCACTTGGAGAAGCTCGACCGCCACATGGCATACGATTCCTCAGACCTCAAGGCAGTGGTCAACGCCGAAGAGTGGACCACGTGTGTTCGAACGATCAACTCTGGTCTGAGGGCCACAAGTGATCCATTTGCCCAGAAGGTCGAATCCTTTGCTCTTCAACCCAATCCAGCAACGATTGCAGCCCTTTGGCAACAGCCTGCGATGGCCAAGACGGTTATGATCCTGCTCTTGTCTCCTATGGATGCCGTTCACGACCCCGTCATCAACCTCGTTCAGCAGTCATTCGAAGATGTCGACGACCGTGGCGACTGTTTCCGCGTGCTTCTTGAGCGCTTCCCTTGTCCGGCCATGGATGGGCTTACGAGCTTCCTTTCAACATTCATCCGGACCGCCAGGATCGTCCCCGAAGCCTGCTCATTAGCAAAGTGGCTCGTACGCTGTTTTACCGACGTTCTCGACGCGTTGTGCCTTCCCGCAGGGAGCGAGCCGCCGCTACTACAATCAGACACCTTCTTGGCGTCTCACAGCCAAGGAAGGTGGATGACACGCCGTGTCAGCGACTTGTGGATGCTCATGACCGACTCGCTTGCCCTGATTTTCAAGCGTACCGCTGGGTGGGCGCCTTACTATGACAACGAAGTCATGGTCGACTGGATGCGCGACGCTCTTGTTTTCGGACGTGCTGTCACGGAGCACGTTCGTATCTTTGAGTCGGCAGTGTTGAGCCggaccaaggccaaggaggagggcgacggcaCCCCCGCCAAGATGACCAACATCGGCAAGAGCCTCATCCAGAAGCTTGAGGTCATGCTGACCGACCTCGTGGGCTGGTTGCGATTGACCGA ACCGGAAACATTGCACCAGACGTTCGAGCTCATCAAGACAATTCTGGGCCGAGTTGCCAAGACCAAACCAGACCTTGCTGAAGACAAGACTCTGGAAGTTGCGCTTCTGGAGATCGACAAGTTCTGTCGACGAGCGTCATCTGGCTACAACTGTCGTTTGTCAGACGATCAGCTTGGTGAGCTCTCGGAGCTTCTCGATGAGTTCGACCTGGAGCGgatggacgaggatgagaTCGAGTTTGTGGGCGAGACTGTGGCGGCAGACGTTACTGCCCGCCTCAAGGCTGCCACTCTGGACAAATCCTCTCCAGCGCCTTCATCAAAGCCTTCATCCACCTCCTCAAAGGAGGAGAGACCAAAGGCGTCGACCCCGAAGCCCGCCAACAATGCTTTCGCCATGATGATGAAGAATGCGGGAGGCAAATACTCTCCTTCCGATCGACCATCGTCTTCGAAACCCAAGCCGACGAAGCCGAGGCAGACGACTCTGGAGGAGTTTGAAAACGACACCTTTATGGACGACTTGTCTGCCGCGGACCTGGACATTCTGGAACGCCGAGCtcaggcgacgagcgacttCAAGAAGACGCAGTCGGCCCGCGTGACCATCCCCGCTAACAAGGTTAACAAGGAGAAGCTGGTGTTAAATCTTGTCCCTAAGGTCTACCCAAAGCCGGCAGCTTCTGGGTCGACCTTCACGTCCAAGTTCATGAAGGAACTCAGTCGAGAGCACAAACAACAGCGTTCTGATATTAAGCGCTTCGACGCGCCCCCGCGACTCCCTGCGACAACAGCTATTGGTAGCGGTCTTGGCGCCTACACCGGCCCCGCCAAgaagcccgcgccggcgaagGAGGATTCTGGTTCCAGTGCTTCCGAGTCTTCATCAGATGATGAGAACAAGGGCCTCAGCGCGTTGATTGGCCGTGAAAAGGCTTTGATCAAGAAGGCGGTACCCGCTGTGCCCGAACGGCGATCGATCAAGATTCTGGGTTCCACCACTACTGATGTTCTCAGAGCGCGACAGGAAGAGCGACAGAAGGCGCAGAGGGCCAAGATGCGTATTCGCCCAGATCTTACGCCACTTTTCCGATACATTCTGGTGTGGGATCCCGACTACCAAGGTCCTCGCCCACCTTACCCCCCGAATGTGGCAGCTGAGCTTGGGCCATTACGGCCGATGCCCAACTCCTTCAAGACAGGCAAGGACTATGAGAGGGCGATTCTTCCTCTGTTCCTGCAGGAATTGTGGGCCCAGTTCACCAAAGAGGAGAAGCCACAGCCTACATTCCAGGTCGAGGTTGCCACGCGTGCATACGAGGACGAGTTCCTTGACATCGACGTTGTCCTCCCCGGCAAACTCCCCATGGGATTCTCAGTCAACGAGATGGACATTGTTGTCATTCGCCAGGGTTCTAACAAACCCCTCTTCGCCAAGGTTCAACACTTCCGCCGCAGCTTCAAGGACTCGGCGATCAAGCTTCGTATACTTGCCAAAATGGACCAGACGAGCCTCGGAGCCAAAGCCAAGGTTCAGCTGAGGAAGCATGTCTC ACTGAGCACCGCCATTCGCGAGTACGCCGCATTGCGCGGTCTCCCATACTACGAGCCCGCCCTCCTCAACGACGTCCttgcggcgcgctcggcaaccATGCCCAAGTTCTCCCTCACTGACGTGGAAGATGCAATGAAGAACTTCAGTGTCAACGAGCCTCAGGCCAAGGCCATCCTAGGTGGCATGTCTGTCAAGGGCTTTGCATTGATTCAAGG TCCTCCAGGTACTGGTAAGACCAAAACAATCAGTGGACTCGTCGGCAAATTCCTGTCAGAGAGGAAGACGAAGATTCCTGTCAACGGCTCGACACCCTTGCAAGAGAAGATCCTGGTCTGTGCCCCAAGTAacgccgccatcgacgaAGTGTGCAAACGTCTCATGGACGGAGTTCCCAGCTCACATGGTGGTCGCATCATCCCCAAGATCGTCCGTATCGGTGTCGAAACTTCTGTCCACGTCGCGGTCAAGGACATCTCGCTGGATAATCTTGTCGAGGCGATTGTCAACACGGAGGCCACTGCCAATAATGGCGGAAGTACTGAGCTTGCAAAGATCCAAGCGGAACTCGAAGAGGTCAAGCAGGGCATCAAGGACAAGCAAGACGAGTTACAGCGTGTCCAGGGCAACGATCAGAAGCGCAAGTCTCTTGAGACTGAGCTGCACACCCTGAACACCCGCCGTACAAAGCTTGGTCAGGCCTCGTcgaaggccaaggacgcaGCACGCGACGCAACCCGTAACCTCGAtggtgcgcgtcgtgccgctCGCGAACAGGTTCTCCGAGAAGCCGACATCATCTGCGCGACCTTGTCAGGTGCTGGACACGAGTCACTGTCGTCGTACACATTCGAAACTGTCATCATCGACGAAGCAGCCCAGGCTATCGAAATGAGCTGTCTTATTCCTCTGAAGTATGGCTGCCAGAGGTGTATCATGGTTGGAG ACCCGAATCAGTTGCCACCCACGACCTTCAGTCAAGAGGCAACGGACAACAACTTCAACCAGAGTTTGTTCGTCCGCATCGCTCAAcagccgacgtcgacaatgCATCTGCTGAG TATCCAATACCGTATGCACCCCGACATCTCCGAACTCCCCTCGAAGATCTTCTACAACTCgcagctcaaggacggccCCGACATGGCCAAGAAGACGGCGGCCATCTGGCACCGCAGCCAGGCCTTTGGCCCATACCGTTTCTTCAACGTGGACGGTGCCGAGACGAAAGCGGGAACGTCAACCAAGAACTCAGACGAGGCTCAGGCCGCCGTGGAGCTGTATCGCAACCTCGAGCAGCAGTTTGGGGGAAAGGTCAACTTCGCCATGCGTATCGGTATCATTACCATGTACCGGGAGCAGCTTTACGAACTCAAGCGCAAGTTCAACGACGCCTATGGCGCAGAGATCTTGGACACCATCGA CTTCAATACAGTCGACGGCTTCCAAGGTCAAGAGAAGGATATCATCATTCTCTCGTGTGTTCGATCCGGCCCCAATCTCCGGCAGATTGGTTTCTTGAAGGACTATCGGCGTATGAACGTTGCACTTACCCGAGCCAAGAGTTCGCTCTTCGTCATCGGCAATGCGGCCACCCTGGAGCGTAGTGACAATAACTGGAACACTATCGTCGGTGATGCCCGAGACCGAGGCTTCCTCATCAAC TACGGTCCAAAGGCGTTCATTGCCGGTCCTGCAAAGCCCATTGAACCCAAGAaggcgccggcaccggcgaggACACCGGCGGGCcggagcagcagccccgTCAAGAACGGGGGCCCTGCAGTTGGCGCGCCGCCTGTGGATTTGAAGCGCAAGCAGCCAGTGTCTGCCCCCAGCCCACAAGAGCCTGCGgccaagaagctcaaggAAGGCGCCAGGCCCTCATCAGCCGGTCTTGGGTCCAGGCCTTTGCCGCCAGCAAACGGACTTTCATCCAAGCCACCCCCACCAGCACCGAGTAATGGCAACTCGAACCCCCAGCAGGCCCCGGGGCCTCCAATGAATGGCGGTGCTCCAGGCCCGTCAGCTGGTCCGTCAGCTGCCGGCCCGTTTGTGCCCCGGCCACTGCCACccccacgccgacctcggcctccggAGGACGTGCTCTTCATGAAGAAGAAG AAGCCCAAGCCTGCCCCCTCCAGGGCGCCCATCGACGTACGCGCTGCCGTCAACGACGCCATGacgggtcgtcgtccacccccacccaagTAA